Within Amycolatopsis sp. FDAARGOS 1241, the genomic segment GACACCCCGCGGGCCATCGCGCAGCTGGACCTGCCCGACGGCATGGCGGGCGCCGAAGGCGAGCACATCGCCGCCGTGCTGAACGAGCCCGGTGTGCACAACCTGGTGATCTGCTCGCTGTGCTCGTGCTTCCCGTGGCCGGTGCTGGGCCTGCCGCCGTACTGGTACAAGGACCCGGTCTTCCGCGCCCGCGCCGCGCGCGAGCCGCGGGTCGTGCTGGCCGAGCTGGGCCTGCCGCTGGACGACGACACCGAGGTGCGCGTCTGGGACTCCAGCGGGCACTCGCGGTGGTTCGTCGTGCCGTCGCGGCCGGAGGGCACCGAGGG encodes:
- the nthA gene encoding nitrile hydratase subunit alpha, which gives rise to MSELFSYPADREESSAARVRALEGLLIEKGVLTGSTVDKVLGYFESEMTPLNGKKIVARAWVDPEFARLLAEDTPRAIAQLDLPDGMAGAEGEHIAAVLNEPGVHNLVICSLCSCFPWPVLGLPPYWYKDPVFRARAAREPRVVLAELGLPLDDDTEVRVWDSSGHSRWFVVPSRPEGTEGWSEEQLAQLVTTESMIGVALAGPAA